The proteins below are encoded in one region of Flavobacterium sp. IMCC34852:
- a CDS encoding InlB B-repeat-containing protein has protein sequence MRKIILFCLFIFTMAAVKAQTVTITDVNFHAALIANGVDTNSDTLIQTSEALEVTSLNVQSYGITNMTGISSFTNLQILDCSGNSLTSLNLTGLSSLQSLSCSNNAITNLDVSSCTALTNLSFTGNPIAVFNASDCTLLSTINGYSGFSNAHNIYIATLTNLNLTNCSALQRLYLGGNNLLNSVQITGCIGLIEITLVSNAILTSFTVSNLPNLTNFEAAYNPQLASLTFTNDTALNYLLCYENALTSLNLSGLPSLNLLNCRSNSLTSLNLNGLTTLVYLFCLNNNLTSLDVSGLSSLYQLNCIGNSGLTCIKVADVSAANSNEAWTKDAAAIYSTTCATTVQLTVTKAGAGAGSVVSSPAGIDCGSTCTFDFSINTQVTLTAVPSLGSVFLGWTGAYVGTDASINVTMDVAKSITANFGEAQFPLTISNIGNGNIISTPAGISCGSSCIANFDIGATVTLTAIPNSGATFLGWGGSCTGTELTCTVTMDSAKSVTATFDGIQVNEFLLTVTKAGAGVGTISSSPAGINCGSTCSSAFAIDTVVTLTAVPSYGSVFTGWSGGGTSGNDATISVTMDAAKSITANFGRAQFPLTISNSGGGTVSSTPAGINCGLNCTANYEFGMNVQLNAIPSSGAIFAGWTGACSGTGPCTVTIDAAKTVNARFTYPLTITRSGTGGGTVTSSPTGISCGSTCTANYDANQMVTLTAISDATSTFVGWSGAVSSSSATINVTMDAAKSINAQFNVIKYTLNVLYIGSHFSEGTWHSGGTITTSPTGINCPSICTAEYTIGTQVTLTAAPNLGYQFNGWSGPCTGIEPCVLTMNSAKSVTATFVCVTPNTPSSISGNAIVCPGATATYSVINDPNASSYTWTLPSGWSGNSTTNSITVTAGDTGTLSVKANSICGSSSASSELVVTVNSLPIDTNENQLSEITADANTIILDHFNAATTGQLYGSINYVPSMNGMGAAAEFKNNNWIRYNYNANLSSSGTIDFWIYAKAYNIPLANINWNTGATSYPGAGHVFHSRINAAGKIDVGAWPTGSFSSNASIPLNTWTRITITWGNNNNIIYINGVADVINTSAFSPSANGNYSIYVPYWGTTNEFYLDEFHVSNKKRTPEEINSVYNLFIDSEMDSVCENTSTNIRITNPEIGISYQLFKENQPFGDSQVGASNPLIFSTGDLNETTNFTVKATNPTSGCYRMLSGILTITVTAQPTWYTDADNDGYPSSVATVTQCDRPINGKLLSELTASTEDCDDTDDTINPDATEVNFNGEDDDCDGSIFNGHAPVVSDVTTPSGALASMTSPIECSVATNTTPYSGASVVHKFRVTRTSPPAAPVEFESATRTFAISSLAIAAYSATYEVQATAIVNGEEQPYNGNTATFTTPAAPVITTVSQISNNQCNQTLSAINSYIYASNGPAVVQLYDFEVIREVEGLPTHTQVYTTTAPYFRLTSLSIPVTYGTTYKVRSRYGYNSFGSEIRSSYSTQCTITTPSLPTVQVVGTQCDQTMASINAFVYSTVGLGSANLYEFRVTRIVAPGETTPAVTEETIQRIVPYFRLTMLENLYIGLGKEYSVSVRYRVNTPGTVPGTQFSDWSPIACSVFTPEFPTTGMVDAQCNLVDFTPSMSQYIYSGIVTGATQYRFRLELFDEMSPTPEVPVYSQSVDSPNNYVTLNQFTGLLPSTTYVVTVSVELFGEFGPYGKDCAVTTPAFAAKTATTFVSSSFEATAYPNPFANNFTLGVKTSSQSSIGIKVFDMVGRLVDQNSLNVAELKNISIGDKYPSGVYNVVVTQDGVVKTLRVVKR, from the coding sequence ATGAGGAAAATTATTTTATTCTGTTTATTCATCTTTACGATGGCGGCAGTAAAAGCTCAAACAGTAACCATCACTGACGTTAATTTTCATGCAGCTTTGATTGCTAATGGAGTGGATACTAATTCCGATACTCTGATACAAACCAGCGAGGCATTGGAGGTTACTAGTTTAAATGTTCAATCCTACGGGATTACCAACATGACTGGAATCAGCAGCTTTACAAATCTGCAGATTTTAGATTGTTCGGGGAACTCATTAACGAGTTTAAATCTAACAGGGTTGAGTAGTTTACAATCATTATCTTGTAGCAATAATGCAATAACCAATTTAGATGTTTCATCTTGTACTGCATTAACTAATTTAAGTTTTACAGGTAATCCTATAGCTGTTTTTAATGCCTCGGATTGTACACTGCTGTCGACTATAAATGGTTATTCCGGATTTTCTAATGCTCACAATATTTATATTGCTACATTAACCAATTTGAATTTAACGAACTGTAGTGCATTACAGCGTTTGTATTTGGGTGGAAACAACTTATTAAATTCAGTTCAAATAACTGGATGTATTGGCTTAATAGAAATTACTCTTGTTAGCAATGCAATTTTAACTTCTTTTACGGTGTCCAACTTGCCCAATTTAACAAATTTTGAAGCTGCATACAATCCGCAATTAGCCTCGTTAACCTTTACAAACGACACAGCATTGAACTATTTGCTTTGTTATGAGAACGCATTAACTAGTTTAAACTTAAGTGGTTTGCCTTCATTAAATTTGCTTAATTGTCGTTCAAATTCCTTAACATCTTTAAATTTGAATGGTTTAACAACTTTAGTATATTTATTCTGTTTAAACAATAATTTAACTTCTCTAGATGTTAGTGGATTAAGCTCACTATATCAATTGAATTGCATAGGCAATTCAGGTTTAACTTGTATAAAAGTAGCTGATGTATCTGCGGCTAATTCAAATGAAGCATGGACAAAAGATGCTGCTGCGATTTATTCCACTACTTGTGCTACTACAGTTCAATTAACGGTAACAAAAGCTGGAGCCGGCGCAGGTTCAGTTGTTTCAAGTCCAGCAGGAATTGACTGTGGAAGTACATGTACTTTTGATTTCTCTATAAATACACAAGTAACATTGACAGCTGTGCCAAGTTTAGGTTCGGTATTTTTAGGTTGGACAGGTGCCTATGTAGGAACTGATGCATCTATAAATGTTACTATGGATGTTGCTAAATCAATTACAGCTAACTTTGGCGAAGCTCAATTTCCTTTAACCATTTCAAATATTGGAAATGGAAATATAATAAGTACACCAGCCGGAATTAGTTGTGGTAGTAGCTGTATAGCAAATTTTGATATTGGAGCTACTGTAACTCTTACTGCAATTCCAAATTCCGGAGCAACTTTTTTAGGATGGGGTGGATCGTGCACAGGTACGGAGTTGACATGCACCGTTACAATGGATAGTGCAAAATCAGTAACTGCTACATTTGACGGAATTCAAGTAAATGAATTTTTATTAACAGTAACAAAAGCTGGAGCTGGTGTTGGAACAATTTCAAGTTCTCCAGCTGGAATTAATTGCGGAAGTACATGTTCTTCAGCATTTGCAATTGATACAGTGGTGACATTGACAGCTGTACCAAGTTACGGCTCTGTATTTACTGGATGGTCAGGAGGTGGAACTTCTGGAAATGATGCAACAATAAGTGTAACAATGGATGCTGCGAAATCTATAACTGCAAACTTTGGCAGAGCACAATTTCCTTTAACGATTTCAAACTCTGGAGGAGGAACTGTATCAAGTACTCCTGCAGGTATTAATTGTGGATTAAATTGTACCGCAAATTATGAATTTGGTATGAATGTACAGCTTAATGCAATACCTAGTTCGGGGGCAATATTTGCAGGATGGACTGGAGCTTGCTCAGGAACAGGTCCGTGTACTGTAACTATTGATGCTGCAAAAACAGTAAATGCCCGTTTTACATATCCGCTTACGATTACTAGATCAGGAACTGGTGGAGGAACCGTAACAAGTTCTCCTACAGGAATTTCTTGTGGATCAACATGTACAGCAAATTATGATGCCAATCAAATGGTAACTTTAACAGCTATTTCGGATGCAACGTCAACATTTGTAGGTTGGTCCGGAGCTGTATCTTCAAGTTCGGCTACAATAAATGTTACAATGGATGCTGCAAAATCAATAAATGCTCAATTCAATGTAATTAAATATACATTAAATGTCCTTTATATTGGTTCTCATTTTAGTGAAGGCACATGGCATAGCGGAGGAACTATTACAACTAGTCCAACTGGTATTAACTGTCCTTCAATATGTACAGCTGAATATACAATTGGAACACAAGTTACTTTAACTGCTGCTCCAAATCTCGGATATCAGTTTAACGGATGGTCAGGGCCTTGTACGGGTATTGAGCCTTGTGTTTTAACCATGAATTCAGCAAAATCTGTAACTGCAACATTTGTATGTGTAACTCCAAATACACCTTCTTCCATATCTGGTAATGCTATAGTTTGTCCAGGTGCTACAGCAACGTATTCGGTTATTAATGATCCAAATGCTTCAAGTTATACCTGGACTTTACCGTCTGGTTGGAGTGGTAATAGTACAACAAATAGCATTACTGTAACAGCGGGTGATACGGGAACCTTATCTGTAAAAGCCAACAGTATTTGTGGTTCCAGTAGTGCAAGTTCGGAGTTAGTTGTCACTGTAAATTCACTGCCAATAGATACTAATGAAAATCAACTGAGTGAAATAACTGCAGATGCCAACACTATTATTTTAGACCATTTTAATGCTGCTACTACGGGTCAACTATATGGGTCTATTAATTATGTACCGAGCATGAATGGAATGGGTGCTGCAGCCGAATTCAAAAACAATAATTGGATTCGTTATAACTATAATGCAAACCTAAGCAGTTCAGGTACTATTGATTTTTGGATTTATGCCAAAGCGTACAATATTCCACTTGCTAATATTAATTGGAATACGGGAGCTACTTCCTATCCAGGAGCCGGACATGTATTTCATTCACGAATTAATGCTGCCGGAAAAATTGATGTTGGCGCATGGCCTACAGGTTCATTTTCCAGTAATGCCTCCATACCATTAAATACGTGGACGCGTATAACAATTACCTGGGGAAACAATAATAATATTATTTATATCAATGGTGTTGCAGATGTAATAAACACAAGTGCATTTAGTCCTTCTGCAAACGGGAACTACAGCATTTATGTTCCGTATTGGGGAACTACAAATGAGTTTTATTTGGATGAATTTCACGTGTCAAATAAAAAAAGGACACCAGAAGAAATTAATAGTGTATATAATTTATTTATTGACTCTGAAATGGATTCAGTTTGTGAAAATACATCAACTAATATTAGGATTACAAATCCTGAAATAGGCATTAGTTACCAACTTTTCAAAGAAAATCAACCCTTTGGGGATTCCCAAGTTGGAGCTAGCAACCCTTTGATTTTTAGTACGGGTGACTTGAATGAAACTACAAATTTTACAGTTAAAGCAACCAATCCAACAAGTGGATGCTATAGAATGTTGAGTGGTATTCTAACAATTACTGTAACCGCTCAACCTACTTGGTATACCGATGCGGATAATGATGGTTATCCATCTAGTGTTGCGACTGTGACACAATGTGATCGTCCAATTAATGGTAAATTGCTTTCAGAGTTGACAGCGAGTACTGAAGATTGCGATGATACTGATGATACTATTAATCCTGATGCTACAGAAGTTAACTTCAACGGTGAAGATGACGATTGTGACGGTTCTATATTTAACGGTCATGCACCGGTTGTTTCAGATGTAACTACTCCAAGTGGTGCTTTGGCTTCGATGACCAGTCCAATTGAGTGTTCAGTAGCTACTAATACGACTCCATATTCAGGGGCTTCTGTTGTACACAAATTCAGAGTAACCAGAACTTCACCACCGGCTGCTCCGGTTGAGTTTGAAAGTGCTACGCGTACTTTTGCTATTTCATCTTTAGCTATTGCGGCTTATTCAGCTACTTATGAAGTGCAAGCCACTGCTATTGTCAACGGTGAAGAGCAACCTTATAATGGTAATACCGCTACGTTTACTACCCCGGCAGCACCGGTTATTACTACTGTTTCACAAATTTCAAATAACCAGTGTAATCAAACTTTGAGCGCGATTAATTCTTATATCTATGCCAGTAATGGTCCTGCAGTAGTTCAGTTGTATGATTTTGAAGTGATTCGCGAAGTAGAAGGTTTACCAACGCATACACAAGTTTATACGACTACCGCGCCTTATTTCCGATTGACCTCATTGTCAATACCGGTAACTTATGGTACTACATATAAAGTAAGATCTCGTTATGGTTATAATAGTTTTGGTAGTGAAATCAGATCAAGTTACAGTACACAATGTACTATTACTACTCCAAGTTTGCCTACAGTTCAAGTGGTAGGTACGCAATGTGATCAAACAATGGCTTCTATCAATGCATTTGTTTATTCAACAGTTGGTTTAGGAAGCGCCAATCTTTATGAATTTAGAGTAACCCGTATCGTAGCACCCGGAGAAACCACTCCTGCTGTTACTGAGGAGACCATTCAAAGAATTGTTCCTTACTTTAGATTGACTATGTTGGAAAATTTATATATCGGATTAGGTAAAGAATATTCGGTATCGGTTCGTTACCGTGTCAATACTCCTGGTACAGTTCCCGGAACCCAGTTTTCAGATTGGAGTCCGATAGCTTGTTCAGTGTTTACTCCGGAATTTCCAACTACAGGAATGGTTGATGCCCAGTGTAATCTTGTTGATTTTACACCATCGATGTCACAATATATTTATTCAGGTATAGTAACGGGAGCTACTCAATACCGTTTCCGTTTGGAATTATTTGATGAAATGTCGCCAACCCCTGAAGTGCCTGTTTATAGTCAGTCAGTTGATAGCCCGAATAATTACGTAACCTTAAATCAGTTTACCGGTTTATTGCCGTCGACTACTTATGTTGTTACAGTTTCAGTTGAGTTGTTTGGAGAGTTTGGTCCTTACGGAAAAGATTGTGCGGTAACTACTCCGGCATTTGCTGCTAAGACTGCCACAACCTTTGTAAGTTCAAGTTTTGAAGCCACCGCTTATCCGAATCCATTTGCCAATAACTTTACCTTAGGTGTTAAAACTTCAAGTCAGTCATCAATTGGGATTAAAGTATTTGATATGGTAGGTCGTTTGGTTGACCAAAACTCATTGAATGTTGCTGAATTGAAAAATATTTCTATTGGTGATAAATACCCAAGTGGTGTTTACAATGTGGTTGTTACCCAAGATGGTGTTGTTAAGACACTTCGCGTGGTTAAACGATAA
- a CDS encoding InlB B-repeat-containing protein, which translates to MRKIILFCLFIFTMAAVKAQTVTITDVNFHAALIANGVDTNSDTLIQTSEALEVTSLNVQSYGITNMTGISSFTNLQILDCSGNSLTSLNLTGLSSLQSLSCSNNAITNLDVSSCTALTNLSFTGNPIAVFNASDCTLLSTINGYSGFSNAHNIYIATLTNLNLTNCSALQRLYLGGNNLLNSVQITGCIGLIEITLVSNAILTSFTVSNLPNLTNFEAAYNPQLASLTFTNDTALNYLLCYENALTSLNLSGLPSLNLLNCRSNSLTSLNLNGLTTLVYLFCLNNNLTSLDVSGLSSLYQLNCIGNSGLTCIKVADVSAANSNEAWTKDAAAIYSTTCATTVQLTVTKAGAGAGSVVSSPAGIDCGSTCTFDFSINTQVTLTAVPSLGSVFLGWTGAYVGTDASINVTMDVAKSITANFGEAQFPLTISNIGNGNIISTPAGISCGSSCIANFDIGATVTLTAIPNSGATFLGWGGSCTGTELTCTVTMDSAKSVTATFDGIQVNEFLLTVTKAGAGVGTISSSPAGINCGSTCSSAFAIDTVVTLTAVPSYGSVFTGWSGGGTSGNDATISVTMDAAKSITANFGRAQFPLTISNSGGGTVSSTPAGINCGLNCTANYEFGMNVQLNAIPSSGAIFAGWTGACSGTGPCTVTIDAAKTVNARFTYPLTITRSGTGGGTVTSSPTGISCGSTCTANYDANQMVTLTAISDATSTFVGWSGAVSSSSATINVTMDAAKSINAQFNVIKYTLNVLYIGSHFSEGTWHSGGTITTSPTGINCPSICTAEYTIGTQVTLTAAPNLGYQFNGWSGPCTGIEPCVLTMNSAKSVTATFVCVTPNTPSSISGNAIVCPGATATYSVINDPNASSYTWTLPSGWSGNSTTNSITVTAGDTGTLSVKANSICGSSSASSELVVTVNSLPIDTNENQLSEITADANTIILDHFNAATTGQLYGSINYVPSMNGMGAAAEFKNNNWIRYNYNANLSSSGTIDFWIYAKAYNIPLANINWNTGATSYPGAGHVFHSRINAAGKIDVGAWPTGSFSSNASIPLNTWTRITITWGNNNNIIYINGVADVINTSAFSPSANGNYSIYVPYWGTTNEFYLDEFHVSNKKRTPEEINSVYNLFIDSEMDSVCENTSTNIRITNPEIGISYQLFKENQPFGDSQVGASNPLIFSTGDLNETTNFTVKATNPTSGCYRMLSGILTITVTAQPTWYTDADNDGYPSSVATVTQCDRPINGKLLSELTASTEDCDDTDDTINPDATEVNFNGEDDDCDGSIFNGHAPVVSDVTTPSGALASMTSPIECSVATNTTPYSGASVVHKFRVTRTSPPAAPVEFESATRTFAISSLAIAAYSATYEVQATAIVNGEEQPYNGNTATFTTPAAPVITTVSQISNNQCNQTLSAINSYIYASNGPAVVQLYDFEVIREVEGLPTHTQVYTTTAPYFRLTSLSIPVTYGTTYKVRSRYGYNSFGSEIRSSYSTQCTITTPSLPTVQVVGTQCDQTMASINAFVYSTVGLGSANLYEFRVTRIVAPGETTPAVTEETIQRIVPYFRLTMLENLYIGLGKEYSVSVRYRVNTPGTVPGTQFSDWSPIACSVFTPEFPTTGMVDAQCNLVDFTPSMSQYIYSGIVTGATQYRFRLELFDEMSPTPEVPVYSQSVDSPNNYVTLNQFTGLLPSTTYVVTVSVELFGEFGPYGKDCAVTTPAFAAKATPAMDLGFEATIYPNPFTTNFTLAVETSSQTDFGIKVFDMVGRLVDQRTVSVSEMKKGILGDQYPSGVYNVIITQDEVVKTLRVVKR; encoded by the coding sequence ATGAGGAAAATTATTTTATTCTGTTTATTCATCTTTACGATGGCGGCAGTAAAAGCTCAAACAGTAACCATCACTGACGTTAATTTTCATGCAGCTTTGATTGCTAATGGAGTGGATACTAATTCCGATACTCTGATACAAACCAGCGAGGCATTGGAGGTTACTAGTTTAAATGTTCAATCCTACGGGATTACCAACATGACTGGAATCAGCAGCTTTACAAATCTGCAGATTTTAGATTGTTCGGGGAACTCATTAACGAGTTTAAATCTAACAGGGTTGAGTAGTTTACAATCATTATCTTGTAGCAATAATGCAATAACCAATTTAGATGTTTCATCTTGTACTGCATTAACTAATTTAAGTTTTACAGGTAATCCTATAGCTGTTTTTAATGCCTCGGATTGTACACTGCTGTCGACTATAAATGGTTATTCCGGATTTTCTAATGCTCACAATATTTATATTGCTACATTAACCAATTTGAATTTAACGAACTGTAGTGCATTACAGCGTTTGTATTTGGGTGGAAACAACTTATTAAATTCAGTTCAAATAACTGGATGTATTGGCTTAATAGAAATTACTCTTGTTAGCAATGCAATTTTAACTTCTTTTACGGTGTCCAACTTGCCCAATTTAACAAATTTTGAAGCTGCATACAATCCGCAATTAGCCTCGTTAACCTTTACAAACGACACAGCATTGAACTATTTGCTTTGTTATGAGAACGCATTAACTAGTTTAAACTTAAGTGGTTTGCCTTCATTAAATTTGCTTAATTGTCGTTCAAATTCCTTAACATCTTTAAATTTGAATGGTTTAACAACTTTAGTATATTTATTCTGTTTAAACAATAATTTAACTTCTCTAGATGTTAGTGGATTAAGCTCACTATATCAATTGAATTGCATAGGCAATTCAGGTTTAACTTGTATAAAAGTAGCTGATGTATCTGCGGCTAATTCAAATGAAGCATGGACAAAAGATGCTGCTGCGATTTATTCCACTACTTGTGCTACTACAGTTCAATTAACGGTAACAAAAGCTGGAGCCGGCGCAGGTTCAGTTGTTTCAAGTCCAGCAGGAATTGACTGTGGAAGTACATGTACTTTTGATTTCTCTATAAATACACAAGTAACATTGACAGCTGTGCCAAGTTTAGGTTCGGTATTTTTAGGTTGGACAGGTGCCTATGTAGGAACTGATGCATCTATAAATGTTACTATGGATGTTGCTAAATCAATTACAGCTAACTTTGGCGAAGCTCAATTTCCTTTAACCATTTCAAATATTGGAAATGGAAATATAATAAGTACACCAGCCGGAATTAGTTGTGGTAGTAGCTGTATAGCAAATTTTGATATTGGAGCTACTGTAACTCTTACTGCAATTCCAAATTCCGGAGCAACTTTTTTAGGATGGGGTGGATCGTGCACAGGTACGGAGTTGACATGCACCGTTACAATGGATAGTGCAAAATCAGTAACTGCTACATTTGACGGAATTCAAGTAAATGAATTTTTATTAACAGTAACAAAAGCTGGAGCTGGTGTTGGAACAATTTCAAGTTCTCCAGCTGGAATTAATTGCGGAAGTACATGTTCTTCAGCATTTGCAATTGATACAGTGGTGACATTGACAGCTGTACCAAGTTACGGCTCTGTATTTACTGGATGGTCAGGAGGTGGAACTTCTGGAAATGATGCAACAATAAGTGTAACAATGGATGCTGCGAAATCTATAACTGCAAACTTTGGCAGAGCACAATTTCCTTTAACGATTTCAAACTCTGGAGGAGGAACTGTATCAAGTACTCCTGCAGGTATTAATTGTGGATTAAATTGTACCGCAAATTATGAATTTGGTATGAATGTACAGCTTAATGCAATACCTAGTTCGGGGGCAATATTTGCAGGATGGACTGGAGCTTGCTCAGGAACAGGTCCGTGTACTGTAACTATTGATGCTGCAAAAACAGTAAATGCCCGTTTTACATATCCGCTTACGATTACTAGATCAGGAACTGGTGGAGGAACCGTAACAAGTTCTCCTACAGGAATTTCTTGTGGATCAACATGTACAGCAAATTATGATGCCAATCAAATGGTAACTTTAACAGCTATTTCGGATGCAACGTCAACATTTGTAGGTTGGTCCGGAGCTGTATCTTCAAGTTCGGCTACAATAAATGTTACAATGGATGCTGCAAAATCAATAAATGCTCAATTCAATGTAATTAAATATACATTAAATGTCCTTTATATTGGTTCTCATTTTAGTGAAGGCACATGGCATAGCGGAGGAACTATTACAACTAGTCCAACTGGTATTAACTGTCCTTCAATATGTACAGCTGAATATACAATTGGAACACAAGTTACTTTAACTGCTGCTCCAAATCTCGGATATCAGTTTAACGGATGGTCAGGGCCTTGTACGGGTATTGAGCCTTGTGTTTTAACCATGAATTCAGCAAAATCTGTAACTGCAACATTTGTATGTGTAACTCCAAATACACCTTCTTCCATATCTGGTAATGCTATAGTTTGTCCAGGTGCTACAGCAACGTATTCGGTTATTAATGATCCAAATGCTTCAAGTTATACCTGGACTTTACCGTCTGGTTGGAGTGGTAATAGTACAACAAATAGCATTACTGTAACAGCGGGTGATACGGGAACCTTATCTGTAAAAGCCAACAGTATTTGTGGTTCCAGTAGTGCAAGTTCGGAGTTAGTTGTCACTGTAAATTCACTGCCAATAGATACTAATGAAAATCAACTGAGTGAAATAACTGCAGATGCCAACACTATTATTTTAGACCATTTTAATGCTGCTACTACGGGTCAACTATATGGGTCTATTAATTATGTACCGAGCATGAATGGAATGGGTGCTGCAGCCGAATTCAAAAACAATAATTGGATTCGTTATAACTATAATGCAAACCTAAGCAGTTCAGGTACTATTGATTTTTGGATTTATGCCAAAGCGTACAATATTCCACTTGCTAATATTAATTGGAATACGGGAGCTACTTCCTATCCAGGAGCCGGACATGTATTTCATTCACGAATTAATGCTGCCGGAAAAATTGATGTTGGCGCATGGCCTACAGGTTCATTTTCCAGTAATGCCTCCATACCATTAAATACGTGGACGCGTATAACAATTACCTGGGGAAACAATAATAATATTATTTATATCAATGGTGTTGCAGATGTAATAAACACAAGTGCATTTAGTCCTTCTGCAAACGGGAACTACAGCATTTATGTTCCGTATTGGGGAACTACAAATGAGTTTTATTTGGATGAATTTCACGTGTCAAATAAAAAAAGGACACCAGAAGAAATTAATAGTGTATATAATTTATTTATTGACTCTGAAATGGATTCAGTTTGTGAAAATACATCAACTAATATTAGGATTACAAATCCTGAAATAGGCATTAGTTACCAACTTTTCAAAGAAAATCAACCCTTTGGGGATTCCCAAGTTGGAGCTAGCAACCCTTTGATTTTTAGTACGGGTGACTTGAATGAAACTACAAATTTTACAGTTAAAGCAACCAATCCAACAAGTGGATGCTATAGAATGTTGAGTGGTATTCTAACAATTACTGTAACCGCTCAACCTACTTGGTATACCGATGCGGATAATGATGGTTATCCATCTAGTGTTGCGACTGTGACACAATGTGATCGTCCAATTAATGGTAAATTGCTTTCAGAGTTGACAGCGAGTACTGAAGATTGCGATGATACTGATGATACTATTAATCCTGATGCTACAGAAGTTAACTTCAACGGTGAAGATGACGATTGTGACGGTTCTATATTTAACGGTCATGCACCGGTTGTTTCAGATGTAACTACTCCAAGTGGTGCTTTGGCTTCGATGACCAGTCCAATTGAGTGTTCAGTAGCTACTAATACGACTCCATATTCAGGGGCTTCTGTTGTACACAAATTCAGAGTAACCAGAACTTCACCACCGGCTGCTCCGGTTGAGTTTGAAAGTGCTACGCGTACTTTTGCTATTTCATCTTTAGCTATTGCGGCTTATTCAGCTACTTATGAAGTGCAAGCCACTGCTATTGTCAACGGTGAAGAGCAACCTTATAATGGTAATACCGCTACGTTTACTACCCCGGCAGCACCGGTTATTACTACTGTTTCACAAATTTCAAATAACCAGTGTAATCAAACTTTGAGCGCGATTAATTCTTATATCTATGCCAGTAATGGTCCTGCAGTAGTTCAGTTGTATGATTTTGAAGTGATTCGCGAAGTAGAAGGTTTACCAACGCATACACAAGTTTATACGACTACCGCGCCTTATTTCCGATTGACCTCATTGTCAATACCGGTAACTTATGGTACTACATATAAAGTAAGATCTCGTTATGGTTATAATAGTTTTGGTAGTGAAATCAGATCAAGTTACAGTACACAATGTACTATTACTACTCCAAGTTTGCCTACAGTTCAAGTGGTAGGTACGCAATGTGATCAAACAATGGCTTCTATCAATGCATTTGTTTATTCAACAGTTGGTTTAGGAAGCGCCAATCTTTATGAATTTAGAGTAACCCGTATCGTAGCACCCGGAGAAACCACTCCTGCTGTTACTGAGGAGACCATTCAAAGAATTGTTCCTTACTTTAGATTGACTATGTTGGAAAATTTATATATCGGATTAGGTAAAGAATATTCGGTATCGGTTCGTTACCGTGTCAATACTCCTGGTACAGTTCCCGGAACCCAGTTTTCAGATTGGAGTCCGATAGCTTGTTCAGTGTTTACTCCGGAATTTCCAACTACAGGAATGGTTGATGCCCAGTGTAATCTTGTTGATTTTACACCATCGATGTCACAATATATTTATTCAGGTATAGTAACGGGAGCTACTCAATACCGTTTCCGTTTGGAATTATTTGATGAAATGTCGCCAACCCCTGAAGTGCCTGTTTATAGTCAATCAGTTGATAGCCCGAATAATTATGTAACCTTAAATCAGTTTACCGGTTTATTGCCGTCGACTACTTATGTTGTTACAGTTTCAGTTGAGTTGTTTGGAGAGTTTGGTCCTTACGGAAAAGATTGTGCGGTAACTACTCCGGCATTTGCTGCTAAAGCAACACCGGCAATGGATTTAGGATTTGAGGCAACGATTTATCCGAATCCGTTTACTACAAACTTCACTTTAGCTGTTGAGACTTCAAGTCAAACTGATTTTGGAATCAAAGTATTTGATATGGTTGGAAGATTGGTTGACCAAAGAACGGTTTCGGTATCAGAAATGAAGAAAGGTATCTTAGGCGACCAATACCCGAGTGGTGTTTACAACGTAATCATCACCCAAGATGAAGTGGTAAAAACACTTCGTGTGGTGAAAAGATAA